A stretch of Gadus chalcogrammus isolate NIFS_2021 chromosome 9, NIFS_Gcha_1.0, whole genome shotgun sequence DNA encodes these proteins:
- the spty2d1 gene encoding protein SPT2 homolog: MDFDNILSIASQNQGLSSLQKKRYSLQTGPPKKDPKVKGVNSTAVQAFLKKKQINDKKKELIMRKEKEVLTAKRVELKSDRKARAMASRTKDNFRGYNGVPIVEEPKKRRSKGDSSDEKPMVNCYDPTDEDNYEYDPSDSEPEEEPERPMRRDHGSSSSSGGGGGGSGVKASAKKPAGPPKPSAAPLAFADLLKLAEKKQFEPVEVKAKAVKNEGRLRTADEIRELALERKVKRLDKGSRDSSRPERDRESRPERDRESRPQPGSSSSRKGAPEKEHRNGKPAKSSSEKSGVSNASGKSSRSIPTDARDHGSSSKTSLKERDRDRPKSSQSDRDRPKTSLSNPSGALTNKAPTRGPPSAQSKPAPRPLPGHRPSTASDLSSRKGNSSLPQGRPGPSPSSSRPPGPRPQPQASGPARPGQGGSLKGAPPSMDNKVRKGESVRPGASSMGRPNSGAARPSPGGPPRPGGGPPGRPGGVPQGRPGGVPQGGRTGGVPEGGRTGGVPQGGRTGGLPQGGRTGGGAQARPGGSGHQGPSQGGARPGNAPGRAGAAGQAPGRPGLNPASGPGRPKCTVVSETISVSGARPARPGGPPRPGGPPRPGGPPRPGGPPRPGMPQRPGMAGRPAAVPYGSMARPSAPTLPPITSAYKRKYEDEEDEYDSEMDDFIDNGDNEQEEVSKHIREIFGYDRSKYKEESDYALQFMESSWKDMQKEEARSLRMAVQEDLEEEKREEDEIKRHAKRKKL; encoded by the exons ATGGACTTCGATAATATATTGTCGATTGCTTCCCAAAACCAGGGTCTCAGCAGTTTGCAG AAGAAGAGATACAGCCTCCAGACCGGTCCTCCCAAGAAGGACCCCAAGGTGAAGGGAGTGAACTCCACCGCGGTGCAGGCCTTCCTGAAGAAGAAACAGATCAACGATAAAAAGAAAG AGTTAATCAtgaggaaagagaaggaggtCCTGACGGCCAAGCGGGTGGAGCTGAAGTCGGACCGCAAGGCGCGCGCCATGGCCTCCCGAACCAAGGACAACTTCAGGGGGTACAACGGCGTCCCCATAGTGGAGGAGCCCAAGAAGAGGAGGTCCAAGGGGGACAGCTCGGACGAGAAGCCCATGGTGAACTGCTACGACCCCACGGACGAGGACAACTACGAATACGACCCGTCAGACTCGGAGCCCGAGGAGGAGCCCGAGAGGCCGATGCGGAGAGACCacggtagtagtagtagtagtggtggtggtggtggtggtagtggggtcAAGGCGTCAGCCAAGAAACCCGCCGGCCCACCCAAGCCTTCGGCAGCCCCCTTGGCGTTTGCAGACCTGCTGAAGCTGGCTGAGAAGAAGCAGTTTGAGCCGGTTGAGGTTAAAGCCAAAGCGGTGAAGAACGAGGGAAGGCTGCGCACGGCAGATGAGATCAGGGAGTTGGCACTGGAGCGTAAGGTTAAGAGGCTGGACAAGGGCTCCAGAGACTCGTCGAGGccggagagggacagggagagcaggccggagagggacagggagagcagGCCACAGCCCGGCTCCAGCTCCTCTAGGAAAGGGGCTCCGGAGAAGGAGCATCGAAACGGGAAGCCGGCGAAGAGCTCTTCAGAGAAGTCGGGGGTCTCCAACGCGTCTGGTAAGAGTTCGAGATCGATACCGACGGACGCCAGGGACCATGGTTCCTCTTCCAAGACGTCTCTCaaggagcgagacagagacagacccaAGAGCTCGCAAAGCGACCGCGACAGACCCAAGACCAGTTTGTCTAATCCTTCAGGTGCCTTAACCAACAAAGCCCCCACCAGGGGACCACCTTCTGCTCAGAGCAAGCCGGCCCCCAGGCCCCTGCCCGGCCACAGACCCAGCACCGCAAGTGACCTTAGCTCCAGGAAGGGTAACTCCTCCTTACCTCAAGGACGACCGGGACCCAGTCCCTCTTCTTCACGGCCACCCGGCCCGAGACCTCAGCCTCAGGCCTCTGGGccggccaggccaggccagggGGGCTCGCTGAAGGGAGCCCCTCCCAGTATGGACAATAAGGTACGAAAGGGGGAGTCCGTTAGACCTGGAGCGAGCTCCATGGGCAGACCAAACAGTGGAGCCGCGAGGCCTTCGCCTGGCGGCCCACCCAGACCTGGGGGAGGCCCTCCGGGGAGGCCCGGGGGGGTTCCTCAAGGGAGGCCGGGGGGGGTCCCCCAAGGGGGCAGGACTGGGGGTGTCCCCGAGGGGGGTAGGACTGGGGGGGTACCCCAGGGGGGACGGACTGGTGGATTACCGCAGGGTGGCAGGACGGGGGGTGGGGCTCAAGCCCGGCCTGGAGGAAGCGGTCACCAGGGTCCATCTCAAGGCGGGGCTAGACCCGGGAATGCACCGGGCCGAGCGGGGGCCGCGGGGCAGGCCCCGGGCCGACCCGGACTCAACCCGGCATCGGGTCCCGGGAGACCCAAGTGTACCGTTGTCTCCGAAACCATTTCCGTGAGCGGAGCTAGACCGGCGAGACCGGGTGGACCTCCGAGACCGGGTGGACCTCCGAGACCGGGCGGACCTCCAAGACCGGGCGGACCGCCCCGCCCAGGCATGCCACAGAGGCCCGGGATGGCAGGAAGACCAGCGGCCGTGCCCTATGGGTCCATGGCAAGACCCTCAG CGCCGACGCTGCCACCAATCACGTCGGCCTACAAGAGGAAGTACGAGGATGAGGAAGACGAGTACGACTCGGAGATGGACGACTTCATCGACAACGGGGACAACGAGCAGGAGGAAGTCTCCAAGCACATCAGGGAGATCTTCGGTTACGACCGCTCCAA aTACAAGGAGGAGAGCGACTACGCCTTGCAGTTCATGGAGAGCAGCTGGAAAGACATGCAGAAGGAGGAAGCCAGGAG TTTGAGAATGGCCGTCCAGGAagatctggaggaggagaagcgagAAGAAGATGAGATCAAGAGACACGCCAAGAGGAAAAAGCTGTGA